From Fusarium fujikuroi IMI 58289 draft genome, chromosome FFUJ_chr07, a single genomic window includes:
- a CDS encoding related to basic transcription factor 2 (35 kd SU), with protein MDAVDVSEHYEVGTREETPSLLTIVLDTNPRAWASLNNVLPLSRAIANILVFVNAHLAFSNANQVALIAAHVDRAEWLYPTPPTPSRDASGDVAMNDAAAAQTQTSANKFPQFAQIEAAVLAAIRKLMDQTKEEDLSATTTQISGALTLALCHINKAAQALCAPTANLEDSHKGSSNTAPPTVRGRILVISVSDSEPSQYIPTMNAVFAAGHNQVAIDTLSLTGEPTFLQQACYNTGGTYLAATHPQGLLNYLMFGLIADTEAREALIAPTHDTVDFRAACFCHGRVVDTGFVCSICLSIFCETPENSECFTCGTKLSLGNYGAKPAVVPRKKKKKRKIVNGGGSREETGSATGTPRP; from the coding sequence aTGGACGCCGTCGATGTTTCAGAGCACTACGAGGTCGGCACCCGCGAAGAGACTCCCTCGCTGCTTACCATCGTCCTCGATACAAACCCCCGAGCCTGGGCATCGCTCAACAATGTCCTTCCCCTATCGCGTGCTATAGCAaacatcctcgtcttcgttAACGCCCATCTCGCCTTCAGCAACGCAAACCAGGTTGCGCTTATCGCCGCGCACGTTGATCGCGCAGAATGGCTCTACCCAACACCTCCCACACCCTCACGCGACGCCTCTGGCGATGTTGCCATGaacgatgctgctgctgcgcaaACGCAAACCTCAGCGAACAAGTTCCCGCAGTTCGCACagattgaagctgctgttTTGGCTGCGATTCGAAAACTCATGGATCAGacaaaggaggaggatctcTCTGCTACGACGACACAAATCTCTGGAGCCTTGACGCTGGCGCTATGTCATATCAATAAAGCTGCGCAGGCTCTTTGTGCGCCTACGGCTAATCTCGAGGACAGCCACAAAGGCTCGTCGAATACTGCTCCCCCAACTGTTCGCGGCCGAATCCTGGTCATTTCTGTCTCCGATTCAGAACCCTCGCAATACATTCCCACCATGAACGCTGTCTTCGCCGCTGGCCACAATCAAGTCGCCATCGATACTCTCTCTCTTACTGGCGAGCCAACTTTCCTGCAACAGGCTTGCTACAACACCGGTGGCACATACCTCGCTGCTACACATCCCCAAGGACTACTCAACTATCTGATGTTCGGTCTTATCGCAGACACAGAAGCTCGTGAAGCTCTCATCGCCCCAACACACGACACCGTCGATTTCCGCGCCGCCTGTTTTTGCCACGGCCGAGTTGTGGACACAGGCTTCGTCTGCTCCATCTGTCTGAGCATCTTCTGTGAGACGCCAGAGAACTCGGAATGTTTCACGTGCGGCACCAAACTATCTCTGGGTAACTATGGCGCGAAACCCGCCGTCGtaccaaggaagaagaaaaagaagcgcAAGATCGTCAATGGAGGCGGATCACGGGAAGAGACAGGGAGTGCGACAGGGACACCCCGTCCATGA
- a CDS encoding probable cro1 protein: MAEPTEAASQVPPAQSLEDQTLIVFARLMEGGQEDNETCRDLDELTKLLNDDYEALQKDKSRETICNVIDGDCVDTVLCYLDMRQPEIVRGHATLSTSAYLKAAGDDGSKKLSTFFFDRVRRGTYDDYIVAFCVAAATFPIVPDLTAQLFLNEDFLPSLGTLMRRKWKSRKVETACLEMLNAACMNSLCREAINKYCIEWLEEIVDQDLSEAVRSMNADPNLQSDGGSISMRRHSEQVQYLAAVILAKLRAVPAKPAPGDNKSRIEPAVTSIEDLSGMFTKMILRDEDHGRKHSIEGLAYASLQPKVKESIVSNPELLQKLVKTLQEAQPRSPTTYGALSIFVNLTKYLPTLTEEEKKMNQLKAYANAAGKLGGPDPLNDDEHVAKRCKLVFDAGITPVLVTHSKNGSPASLGLVISIIFSLSVDRTLRGQLAQQGAVKLLLVSWMSLPQTEAASRRLAAQALARILISTNPALVFGGNRDTPIIAAVRPLVSIIPPDPAAQTRDLLPSFEALMALTNLASMDDDATRRSIINTAWNQIEEQMLASNTLVSKAAVELVCNLVQQPEAIALYAEETAKARNRLNVLLALADAPDDGTRSAAGGALASLTNFEGVIRGIINRDRGVKVILGMCVDDSEDIRHRGVFVVNNLVTAEGEVGELAREKVKSEGGVETLTECVKKSRSPGVVELGVQALKALLGDQS; this comes from the exons ATGGCAGAACCTACAGAAGCTGCTTCTCAGGTGCCTCCAGCCCAGTCGCTGGAGGACCAGACTCTTATCGTCTTTGCGCGCCTCATGGAGGGCGGACAGGAAGATAACGAGACATGTCGCGACCTCGATGAACTGACTAAGCTGCTCAACGACGACTATGAAGCCCTTCAGAAGGACAAGTCTCGTGAGACTATTTGCAATGTTATCGATGGCGACTGTGTCGACACCGTTTTGTGCTATCTTGATATGAGACAGCCTGAGATAGTACGCGGCCACGCCACTCTCTCAACATCCGCATATCTCAAAGCCGCTGGCGATGATGGTTCAAAGAAGCTCTCgactttcttctttgacCGTGTGCGAAGGGGAACTTATGACGATTACATTGTTGCCTTTTGTGTCGCCGCTGCGACATTTCCCATCGTCCCCGATCTCACTGCCCAGCTGTTTCTCAACGAAGACTTCCTACCCAGCCTCGGCACACTTATGCGACGAAAATGGAAGAGCCGCAAGGTCGAGACGGCCTGCTTGGAGATGCTCAACGCTGCTTGCATGAACTCACTTTGCCGTGAGGCTATCAACAAGTACTGCATCGAGTGGCTTGAGGAGATCGTCGACCAAGACCTTAGTGAGGCTGTTCGTAGCATGAACGCAGATCCAAACCTTCAAAGCGATGGAGGCTCCATTTCAATGAGGCGGCACTCTGAACAGGTCCAGTATCTTGCCGCAGTCATCCTGGCCAAGCTGAGG GCAGTTCCCGCTAAACCAGCACCCGGTGATAACAAGTCTCGAATCGAGCCTGCAGTCACTAGTATCGAAGATCTCTCTGGAATGTTCACTAAGATGATACtgagagatgaagatcaCGGACGAAAGCACTCTATCGAAGGTCTCGCATACGCCTCCCTTCAACCTAAAGTCAAGGAGTCTATTGTCAGCAACCCCGAGTTGCTCCAGAAGTTGGTCAAGACTCTTCAAGAAGCCCAGCCAAGATCGCCAACTACTTATGGAGCTTTAAGCATTTTTGTCAATCTGACCAAATACCTGCCCACCCTgacagaggaagaaaagaagatgaaccagCTCAAGGCATATGCCAATGCTGCCGGGAAGCTTGGCGGGCCCGACCCCCTTAATGACGACGAGCATGTCGCAAAGCGATGCAAGCTGGTGTTTGATGCAGGTATCACACCGGTTCTCGTCACCCACAGTAAGAATGGCTCGCCCGCTTCTCTAGGACTTGTTATCTCCATTATTTTCTCCCTTTCAGTCGACAGGACTCTCCGCGGTCAACTCGCTCAGCAAGGAGCGGTCAAGCTTCTCCTGGTATCATGGATGTCCCTGCCTCAAACTGAAGCTGCTTCACGTCGTCTTGCAGCACAAGCCCTGGCCCGCATCTTGATCAGCACAAACCCTGCTCTGGTCTTTGGTGGCAACCGTGACACCCCCATCATTGCTGCTGTCAGACCGCTTGTCTCTATCATCCCACCCGACCCTGCTGCTCAGACACGGGACCTCCTCCCTTCCTTCGAGGCACTTATGGCCTTGACCAACCTCGCGTCGATGGATGACGATGCGACTAGACGCAGTATCATCAATACAGCATGGAACCAGATTGAGGAACAGATGCTGGCTTCCAACACTCTTGTCtccaaggctgctgtcgAGCTTGTTTGCAATCTGGTGCAGCAACCAGAGGCTATCGCACTCTATGCTGAAGAGACTGCCAAGGCCCGTAATCGCCTGAACGTCCTCCTCGCCCTTGCTGATGCACCTGATGATGGAACTCGAAGTGCAGCTGGCGGTGCTTTAGCTTCACTCACCAACTTTGAGGGTGTCATCCGGGGCATTATTAACCGAGACCGCGGTGTGAAAGTTATCCTCGGAATGTGTGTCGATGACAGCGAGGACATCCGTCATCGTGGAGTGTTTGTGGTAAACAACTTGGTCACTGCAGAGGGCGAGGTCGGTGAACTCGCGCgagagaaggtcaagagcgAGGGTGGAGTTGAAACTCTTACAGAATGTGTTAAGAAGAGTCGAAGCCCTGGCGTTGTCGAGCTGGGAGTTCAAGCTTTAAAGGCTCTGTTAGGGGATCAATCATGA
- a CDS encoding related to endo-exonuclease yNucR produces the protein MASTQAEAVPNGNSQVNGNTQQMNKRPNQQNNRQWKQKKTKREKNITEGSSEEVLKYDIQALLKERAVEYGEGTEHGPEVLPEEGTETEVEILELSSTGDGLGMKPGSNQVYVVSFTVPGDTAKVKVFRHLRRETQTLADFISITKPSPLRDNARISCKYFASCGGCQFQMLEYPEQLKLKKRIVEKAFKNFSNLDPNIVPAVQDTMGSPLQYNYRTKLTPHFDGPPGFRPSKRGKNPRIPFEKCPDIGFMQKGRRKVLDIEDCPIGTNAVRLGMARERERMQKEFANYQRGATILLRENTKRVPKDSEEVKGETEPYTVRVENEDTVDIKSCFTDSKATTTEYIGPYTFTNPAGSFFQNNNSILPSFTGYVRDNILPPAGTGMDIKYLIDAYSGSGLFTVTLASLFQHSIGIDIAADSIAYASRNAVLNGMGEDRCKFIAADAGELFKSVTYNRDETVVVLDPPRKGCDADFLNQLRKFGPRRVLYVSCNVHTQARDVGVLVRGEGEGERYEIESLRGFDFFPQTGHVEGVAILNRVDTTA, from the coding sequence ATGGCGAGCACACAAGCAGAAGCTGTGCCAAACGGCAACTCACAAGTAAACGGCAACACTCAGCAAATGAACAAGAGGCCAAACCAGCAGAATAATCGCCAAtggaagcagaagaagacgaagagggaaaagaaCATCACCGAAGGTTCATCTGAGGAAGTCCTCAAGTACGATATTCAGGCCCTTCTTAAGGAGCGAGCTGTTGAGTATGGTGAGGGAACAGAGCACGGCCCAGAAGTTCTCCCAGAGGAAGGCACTGAGACAGAGGTTGAGATTCTGGAGCTTTCGTCTACAGGTGACGGCCTTGGTATGAAGCCTGGCTCAAATCAGGTCTATGTTGTGTCCTTCACAGTCCCTGGCGACactgccaaggtcaaggtcttccgtcatcttcgtcgcgAAACCCAAACCCTCGCCGATTTCATCTCCATTACAAAGCCCTCTCCTCTTCGCGACAACGCCCGGATCAGCTGCAAGTACTTCGCCTCATGCGGCGGCTGCCAATTCCAGATGCTCGAATACCCCGAGcaactcaaactcaagaagCGCATTGTCGAGAAAGCCTTCAAGAACTTCTCAAACCTCGATCCCAACATTGTACCCGCTGTCCAGGATACAATGGGCAGTCCTCTGCAGTACAACTACCGCACCAAGCTCACACCTCACTTTGACGGACCCCCTGGATTCCGACCCAGCAAGAGAGGAAAGAACCCCAGAATTCCCTTCGAGAAGTGCCCTGATATTGGATTCATGCAAAAGGGTCGTCGAAAAGTTTTGGATATTGAGGATTGCCCTATTGGTACCAATGCTGTGCGTCTGGGTATGGCACGAGAGCGTGAGCGCATGCAGAAAGAGTTTGCCAACTATCAGCGTGGTGCTACGATTCTTCTCCGAGAGAACACGAAGCGAGTCCCCAAGGACAGCGAAGAGGTCAAGGGTGAAACAGAACCCTACACAGTCcgtgttgagaatgaggataCTGTCGACATCAAGTCCTGCTTCACTGATTCCAAGGCCACCACAACAGAATACATCGGCCCTTACACCTTCACCAACCCAGCTGGCTCTTTCTTCCAGAACAACAACTCGATTCTTCCCTCATTTACCGGCTACGTGCGAGACAATATTCTCCCTCCTGCCGGCACGGGCATGGACATCAAGTATCTAATCGACGCCTACTCAGGCTCTGGCCTCTTTACCGTTACTCTCGCATCGCTCTTCCAGCACTCCATCGGTATCGACATTGCAGCTGACTCCATCGCCTACGCAAGTCGCAACGCAGTCCTCAACGGTATGGGGGAGGATCGCTGCAAGTTCATCGCTGCCGATGCTGGtgagctcttcaagagcGTTACCTACAACCGTGATGAGACCGTTGTGGTTCTTGATCCTCCTCGTAAGGGCTGCGATGCAGACTTCTTGAACCAGCTACGAAAATTCGGTCCTCGGCGAGTTCTGTATGTCAGCTGTAACGTGCATACACAGGCCAGAGATGTCGGTGTGCTCGTTCGCGGTGAAGGCGAGGGCGAGAGATACGAGATTGAGAGTCTTCGAGGATTTGATTTCTTTCCTCAAACAGGTCATGTAGAGGGCGTTGCTATTCTCAACAGGGTCGATACCACGGCATAA